In one Oligoflexia bacterium genomic region, the following are encoded:
- the mnmG gene encoding tRNA uridine-5-carboxymethylaminomethyl(34) synthesis enzyme MnmG, which yields MSSNQFDVIVVGAGHAGCEAALASARLGLKTAIITTNIDHIAYMSCNPAVGGLAKGHIVREIDALGGEMGVNTDKATIQFKRLNTKKGPAVRASRSQCDKSLYSQFMKDVIFSTQNLFSLQAEVKRLALDGSKCVGIITEKNETIFAKATVITTGTFMNGVMHVGLKQESGGRAGDKASIGLSEHLKELGFTVTRLKTGTPARLHKRSIDWSKTTPQPGDKTFYPFSRKTAGLNLPQIECFLSYTNEKTHEIIRKNLDRSPLYCGLIEGVGPRYCPSIEDKVVRFADKDRHQTFLEPEGLDSDLIYVQGMSTSLPVDVQYDFLRTIPGLENVEIIRPGYAVEYDFIHPTQLQKTLETKAIENLFLAGQVNGTSGYEEAAGQGFWAGVNAAQKILEKESMILRRDQAYLGVLIDDLVTKGTQEPYRMFTSRAEYRLLLREDNTLERLLSEGKRLGLVSDREFEAYEKVQTEFDEMRQKLKSTVIVPNEENLKKLDAIDTPRIVKPTTLEELLRREEIVFENLKTFDAEINADGQVIEKVEIAVKYEGYIKRQNELVEQSQRLENFKIPDNFNFHKVTGFSNEEREKLTHIKPITVGQASRISGVNPSAIQALLIHLKGKEKLRNISSL from the coding sequence ATGAGTTCAAATCAATTTGATGTAATTGTAGTTGGTGCAGGACACGCGGGTTGTGAAGCAGCTCTTGCGAGTGCACGGCTTGGTTTAAAAACTGCGATTATTACTACTAACATTGATCATATTGCTTACATGTCATGTAACCCAGCTGTTGGGGGCCTTGCAAAGGGTCACATTGTTCGAGAAATAGACGCTTTAGGTGGAGAAATGGGCGTTAATACTGACAAAGCGACCATACAATTTAAACGACTTAATACAAAAAAAGGCCCCGCAGTAAGGGCATCTAGATCACAATGTGATAAGTCGCTTTATTCTCAATTTATGAAAGATGTAATTTTCTCAACACAAAATTTATTTTCACTTCAAGCCGAAGTAAAACGTCTCGCCCTTGATGGTTCAAAATGTGTTGGTATTATTACAGAAAAAAACGAAACCATTTTTGCTAAAGCCACGGTGATTACGACTGGTACTTTTATGAATGGCGTAATGCACGTTGGATTAAAACAAGAAAGCGGCGGACGCGCTGGTGATAAAGCAAGTATCGGGCTTAGTGAACATCTTAAGGAATTAGGGTTTACGGTAACGCGACTTAAAACCGGTACACCGGCAAGACTTCATAAAAGAAGTATTGATTGGAGTAAAACCACTCCACAACCAGGGGACAAAACATTTTATCCATTTAGTCGAAAGACTGCGGGTCTTAATCTTCCACAAATAGAATGTTTTCTTTCTTATACGAATGAAAAAACCCATGAAATTATTCGTAAGAACCTTGATCGATCCCCTCTTTATTGCGGACTCATCGAAGGTGTTGGACCAAGGTATTGCCCGAGCATTGAAGATAAAGTTGTGCGCTTTGCAGACAAAGATAGGCATCAAACTTTTTTAGAACCCGAAGGGCTTGATTCTGATTTGATTTATGTTCAAGGGATGTCTACAAGTTTGCCCGTTGATGTGCAGTATGATTTTTTAAGAACAATTCCCGGTTTAGAAAATGTTGAAATCATTCGCCCCGGTTATGCTGTTGAATATGATTTTATTCATCCAACACAGCTTCAAAAAACTCTTGAAACAAAAGCCATTGAAAATCTTTTTCTTGCAGGTCAAGTGAACGGGACCAGCGGTTATGAAGAGGCCGCGGGCCAGGGCTTTTGGGCAGGTGTGAATGCTGCACAGAAAATTCTTGAAAAAGAATCTATGATTCTTAGACGAGACCAAGCCTATCTAGGTGTACTGATCGATGATCTCGTTACAAAGGGAACTCAAGAACCCTACCGAATGTTTACGTCTAGGGCAGAATATCGACTTTTATTAAGAGAAGATAATACACTTGAAAGACTTTTGTCTGAAGGTAAGCGGCTTGGTCTGGTTTCAGATCGTGAGTTTGAAGCATACGAAAAGGTGCAAACTGAGTTTGATGAAATGAGACAGAAACTAAAATCTACAGTGATTGTTCCTAATGAAGAGAATTTAAAAAAACTCGACGCAATTGATACGCCGCGCATTGTTAAGCCAACTACTCTTGAAGAGCTGTTAAGAAGAGAAGAAATTGTTTTTGAAAATTTAAAAACGTTTGACGCTGAAATTAATGCAGATGGTCAAGTAATCGAGAAGGTTGAAATTGCAGTTAAGTACGAAGGCTATATTAAAAGACAAAACGAATTAGTTGAACAATCTCAAAGACTTGAAAATTTTAAAATTCCTGATAACTTCAATTTTCACAAAGTTACTGGATTTTCAAATGAAGAAAGAGAAAAACTAACGCACATTAAA